From Rutidosis leptorrhynchoides isolate AG116_Rl617_1_P2 chromosome 3, CSIRO_AGI_Rlap_v1, whole genome shotgun sequence, a single genomic window includes:
- the LOC139895759 gene encoding GDP-Man:Man(3)GlcNAc(2)-PP-Dol alpha-1,2-mannosyltransferase-like, which produces MLILTVIRILLVSALISLTANVILLLTIGRSNRKKAVGFFHPYTNDGGGGERVLWCAVKAIQELRPDLDCVIYTGDHDASPDSLIRRAVDRFGVNLISPPKVVHLHKRKWIEETTYPRFTMIGQSFGSIYLAWEALNKFVPLYYLDTSGYAFTYPLACLFGCKVICYTHYPTISLDMLSRVHSRSSMYNNDAVVANSVLLSRLKLVYYTFFSWMYGFVGSCANLAMVNSSWTQSHIEKLWRIPDRTKRVYPPCDTTGLQALPLEREATPPKIISVAQFRPEKAHTLQLQAFALAVKKLSSDVPKPKLQFVGSCRNVADEKRLQSLKDLAIQLNVEEDVEFYKNVTYRELVKLLGGATAGIHSMIDEHFGISVVEYMAAGAIPIAHNSAGPKMDIVLPEEGKETGFLAQTVEEYEEAILKILWMTESEKHEMAAAARRRASRFSEQRFYEDFKAAIRSIISHHVD; this is translated from the exons ATGTTGATTCTTACTGTAATACGAATATTGCTAGTATCAGCTCTAATATCATTAACAGCAAACGTAATTTTACTTTTAACAATCGGTCGGAGTAACAGAAAGAAAGCGGTAGGGTTCTTCCATCCGTACACTAACGATGGCGGCGGTGGAGAACGAGTTTTATGGTGTGCAGTCAAAGCTATTCAAGAACTACGACCTGATCTTGATTGCGTCATTTATACCGGTGATCATGATGCTTCTCCGGACAGCCTCATCCGCCGTGCCGTTGATCGGTTCGGTGTTAATTTGATTTCACCTCCCAAG GTTGTTCATTTACATAAAAGGAAATGGATAGAAGAAACAACGTATCCTCGATTCACTATGATTGGACAAAGTTTTGGTTCGATTTACCTAGCATGGGAGGCTTTGAACAAATTTGTACCATTGTACTATTTGGATACTAGTGGATATGCCTTTACTTACCCACTTGCTTGCCTTTTTGGGTGCAAGGTCATTTGCTACACTCATTATCCAACGATTAGCTTAGATATGCTATCTCGTGTTCATTCACGGAGTTCCATGTATAATAATGATGCTGTTGTAGCCAACAG TGTTCTGCTATCACGGTTGAAGCTTGTTTATTACACGTTCTTTAGCTGGATGTATGGCTTTGTTGGTTCTTGTGCAAATCTTGCTATGGTGAATTCTTCTTGGACGCAGTCACATATTGAGAAGCTTTGGAGGATTCCAGATCGAACTAAACGAGTATATCCTCCTTGTGATACGACTGGATTACAG GCACTTCCATTGGAAAGAGAAGCAACACCACCCAAAATAATTTCAGTGGCTCAGTTTCGACCAGAGAAG GCACATACCCTTCAGCTGCAGGCTTTTGCACTTGCTGTCAAGAAACTAAGTTCAGACGTTCCTAAACCCAAACTCCAATTTGTAGGTAGTTGCAGAAATGTTGCTGATGAAAAGCGATTGCAGAGCTTAAAGGATTTAGCTATACAACTGAATGTAGAAGAGGATGTAGAGTTCTATAAGAATGTGACATACAG GGAGTTGGTGAAACTATTGGGTGGTGCAACTGCAGGGATTCATTCAATGATAGATGAACATTTTGGCATTAGTGTTGTTGAGTACATGGCTGCAGGAGCCATACCCATCG CTCATAATTCAGCTGGACCTAAGATGGACATTGTGTTACCAGAAGAAGGTAAAGAAACTGGGTTTCTTGCACAAACAGTTGAAGAATACGAAGAAGCGATTTTGAAGATATTGTGGATGACAGAATCAGAGAAACATGAGATGGCTGCAGCTGCGAGAAGACGAGCTAGTAGGTTTTCAGAGCAAAGATTTTATGAAGATTTTAAAGCTGCTATTAGATCAATTATAAGCCATCATGTTGATTAA